A DNA window from Sporosarcina sp. ANT_H38 contains the following coding sequences:
- a CDS encoding class I adenylate-forming enzyme family protein: MKTINDILQEAVNKCPTYIFLYEGSKSLTYKQLDEVTDRLASAFLEEGLTRGDHIAILALNQMEWLISYFAAAKIGVGAVALSVRYRDTELEYMLNHSEVKAIVSIDKIPGFNFSEFFFDFQSEIPTVEKYIFIGEGFEGSLSFSELIGRSTDSDKLNSCKKEVIPEDLAVMIYTSGTTGKPKGAMITHRSILASARAQVNHFQINEEDVTIQSLPLNHVGGITCQVIVTLISKGMAVLIPEFRPENVLSAIHQHKATLFGGVPTMYLMLLSHKGFSTYDLSTVRISIIGGSNVEPALCQEITKLMPNAKLVNLYGLSESSGACILSRVSDSIEKVQKTIGVIIGDFVAKVVDGKRQEVVNGEMGELVVKGDCLAKGYYRDEENTEDTFSEDGWLYTGDIVSTDEEGYISFKGRKKEIYIQGGFNVLPVEIENVLTAHPSISIAAGIGVPDSFYGEVGRYYIVLAVGKQLAEAELVTYCQEHLADYKVPKQFVFVDELPMTPSGKIQKTKLKERYTQPQ; encoded by the coding sequence ATGAAGACGATAAATGACATATTGCAAGAAGCAGTAAACAAATGTCCCACTTACATCTTTTTATACGAAGGTTCGAAAAGTCTGACCTATAAGCAATTGGATGAAGTGACAGATCGGCTGGCCTCGGCTTTTCTAGAGGAAGGGTTAACAAGAGGCGATCATATTGCAATCCTTGCTTTAAACCAAATGGAATGGCTCATTTCGTATTTTGCCGCAGCGAAAATTGGTGTGGGCGCTGTCGCGTTAAGCGTTCGGTATCGGGATACTGAATTGGAATACATGCTCAATCATTCCGAGGTAAAAGCAATTGTGTCTATCGATAAAATTCCGGGTTTTAATTTCTCGGAGTTTTTCTTCGACTTCCAATCAGAAATCCCAACTGTTGAAAAGTATATCTTTATCGGTGAGGGATTTGAAGGCAGTTTGTCTTTTTCCGAACTAATTGGAAGAAGCACGGATAGCGATAAATTAAACTCATGTAAAAAAGAAGTGATTCCTGAAGATCTTGCCGTCATGATTTATACTTCTGGAACGACTGGAAAGCCCAAAGGAGCCATGATCACCCATCGAAGTATATTAGCTTCAGCGCGTGCGCAGGTTAATCATTTTCAAATAAATGAGGAAGATGTAACTATTCAAAGCCTACCACTGAACCACGTTGGTGGTATTACATGTCAGGTTATAGTGACATTGATCAGTAAAGGAATGGCTGTGCTCATTCCAGAGTTCCGACCAGAAAATGTGTTATCAGCTATTCACCAACATAAAGCCACACTTTTTGGTGGTGTCCCGACAATGTATTTAATGTTGCTTTCCCATAAAGGCTTTTCGACCTATGATCTGAGTACCGTGCGGATTAGCATTATTGGTGGTTCGAATGTTGAACCGGCGTTATGTCAAGAAATCACAAAATTGATGCCAAATGCGAAATTGGTAAACCTATATGGGCTGAGTGAGAGCTCGGGCGCATGTATCTTGTCAAGGGTAAGTGATTCAATCGAAAAAGTTCAAAAGACAATCGGTGTGATAATTGGAGATTTCGTCGCTAAAGTTGTGGATGGGAAGCGACAAGAAGTCGTGAATGGTGAAATGGGCGAGCTAGTAGTGAAAGGTGATTGTCTAGCGAAGGGGTATTATAGGGATGAAGAAAATACGGAAGATACCTTTTCAGAAGACGGCTGGTTATACACAGGAGATATTGTGAGCACTGATGAGGAAGGCTATATCAGTTTTAAAGGAAGAAAAAAAGAAATCTATATTCAAGGTGGATTTAACGTGTTGCCTGTTGAGATTGAAAATGTGTTAACCGCACATCCGTCTATTTCGATTGCGGCAGGCATCGGGGTTCCCGATTCGTTTTACGGTGAAGTGGGGCGCTATTATATTGTTCTGGCCGTTGGTAAGCAACTAGCGGAGGCAGAATTAGTCACCTATTGCCAAGAACATCTCGCAGATTACAAAGTACCAAAGCAGTTCGTATTTGTCGATGAATTGCCGATGACACCATCCGGGAAAATTCAAAAAACTAAACTAAAAGAACGGTATACACAACCGCAGTAA
- a CDS encoding MaoC/PaaZ C-terminal domain-containing protein, giving the protein MFNKKFDHFEVGETWRSRGRTITEADIVMFSAFSGDWYPLHTDKEYAENNTPFKQRIAHGMLVLSVATGLQVMEPEVIVAFYGIEHLRFIRPTFINDTIHVELEVTDLLDKGNGTGVVTAIQKVVKQTGEPVTTGVLKILINKEQ; this is encoded by the coding sequence ATGTTTAATAAAAAATTTGACCACTTCGAAGTCGGTGAAACGTGGCGTTCGAGAGGGCGCACCATTACGGAGGCAGATATTGTCATGTTTTCTGCATTTAGTGGAGACTGGTACCCGCTTCATACAGATAAAGAGTATGCGGAAAACAACACACCGTTTAAGCAAAGAATTGCCCATGGCATGCTTGTGTTATCGGTAGCTACTGGACTGCAAGTGATGGAACCAGAAGTCATTGTTGCATTTTATGGCATTGAACATCTACGATTTATTCGCCCAACCTTCATCAATGACACGATACATGTGGAATTGGAGGTCACTGATTTACTAGACAAAGGAAATGGCACGGGTGTGGTAACAGCTATTCAAAAAGTTGTGAAACAAACAGGTGAACCCGTGACGACAGGCGTATTAAAAATACTCATCAATAAAGAGCAATAA
- a CDS encoding DUF169 domain-containing protein, whose translation MVNTTETYDWQLIVNQLYTYLRLKTVPVGMKMFEKAEDMEAIPKIRRPQSVHTADQIVAQAARLGWTVGITEEDLVMPQCSAVLGLHPRDEQWLDGKEMAGIWFENQKDSAAHQSAMTVNPYGRHAAMAVSPLVSNRLSPPDICLIYATPGQMILLINGLQWKDYKKLEWGVVGESSCADSWGRALATGEPSLSIPCYAERRYGGVLDDEMLMALAPADLVKALEGVEKLSRNGLRYPIPQYGIQMDARSGLEASYGKRS comes from the coding sequence ATGGTCAATACAACAGAGACGTACGACTGGCAGCTGATTGTCAATCAGCTGTATACCTATTTACGCTTAAAAACAGTTCCGGTTGGTATGAAAATGTTCGAGAAAGCAGAGGACATGGAAGCAATCCCGAAGATCAGACGGCCACAATCGGTACACACGGCTGATCAGATTGTGGCACAAGCAGCTAGGCTGGGCTGGACCGTGGGCATAACTGAAGAAGATTTGGTGATGCCGCAGTGTAGTGCGGTTCTTGGCTTACATCCCCGTGATGAACAATGGTTAGATGGGAAGGAAATGGCAGGGATTTGGTTTGAAAACCAGAAGGATTCTGCTGCTCATCAGTCGGCGATGACTGTCAATCCTTATGGGAGGCATGCAGCAATGGCTGTTTCACCTCTTGTCTCGAATCGACTAAGTCCTCCAGATATTTGTTTGATTTACGCAACACCGGGACAGATGATTTTGCTCATTAACGGCCTACAGTGGAAGGATTATAAAAAACTCGAGTGGGGAGTTGTCGGCGAGTCTTCCTGTGCGGACTCTTGGGGACGGGCGCTTGCAACGGGTGAACCGAGCTTGTCGATTCCTTGTTATGCGGAAAGGCGATATGGTGGTGTCTTGGATGATGAAATGCTAATGGCGTTAGCGCCGGCTGATCTAGTGAAGGCCCTCGAAGGCGTAGAGAAGTTAAGTCGAAATGGCTTGCGTTACCCAATTCCTCAGTATGGCATTCAAATGGATGCGCGTAGTGGGTTGGAAGCTAGTTACGGCAAACGCAGTTGA
- a CDS encoding acetyl-CoA carboxylase biotin carboxylase subunit, with protein MFTKILIANRGEIAARIIRTCKEMGIATVAIYSEADAEALHVQAADEAYLIGPPRVNESYLNIDKIIEVAQASGAEAVHPGYGLLSENADFVKRCQEVGLVFIGPETEAIAKMGSKIEARKLMKAAGVPIVLGIDYPLQDTEEAIMVANDIGYPVMLKASAGGGGIGIQIVNDSEELRKAFAGNQKRATDYFGDGAMFIEKYVANPRHIEIQILADNQHNTVYLWERECSIQRRHQKILEEAPSPFLDEETRIKMGEVAVKAAKSIGYINAGTIEFLVDEEKNFYFLEMNTRLQVEHPITEEITGIDLVKEQLNIAFGKKLSFLQSDIARSGHAIEVRIYAEDPKTFFPSPGKITKMTLPSGDNIRHELAVNEQSTVTPFYDPMIAKLIVKGHTREQAIEEMKQALDYYVVEGIKTNIPMLKNIIAHEAFLNGDTTTNFVAQHLQAKSLTL; from the coding sequence ATGTTTACTAAAATATTGATTGCCAATCGAGGAGAAATTGCAGCAAGAATCATTCGAACATGTAAGGAAATGGGGATTGCAACGGTTGCGATTTATTCGGAGGCAGATGCGGAGGCCCTTCATGTCCAAGCTGCTGATGAAGCCTATTTAATTGGACCGCCACGTGTCAACGAGAGTTATCTAAACATCGATAAGATTATTGAAGTGGCGCAAGCTTCTGGGGCCGAAGCGGTTCATCCGGGCTATGGTTTACTATCGGAAAACGCGGATTTTGTGAAGCGTTGTCAAGAGGTTGGACTCGTTTTCATAGGACCTGAAACGGAAGCAATCGCAAAAATGGGCAGTAAAATTGAAGCGCGAAAGTTAATGAAAGCAGCGGGTGTTCCGATTGTTCTGGGTATTGACTATCCGTTACAAGACACGGAGGAAGCAATTATGGTTGCTAACGACATCGGCTATCCCGTCATGTTAAAAGCCTCTGCAGGTGGAGGGGGCATAGGTATACAAATTGTAAACGACAGTGAGGAATTGAGGAAAGCCTTCGCGGGCAATCAAAAAAGGGCGACCGACTATTTTGGTGATGGTGCCATGTTTATAGAAAAGTATGTAGCAAATCCAAGACATATTGAAATTCAAATACTTGCTGACAATCAGCACAATACCGTGTACCTATGGGAACGAGAATGTTCGATTCAACGCCGCCATCAAAAAATTCTGGAAGAAGCGCCATCTCCATTTTTAGACGAAGAAACGCGCATAAAAATGGGAGAAGTAGCTGTAAAAGCAGCCAAATCAATCGGATACATCAACGCGGGGACGATTGAATTTTTAGTAGATGAAGAAAAGAATTTCTACTTTCTTGAGATGAATACAAGATTGCAAGTAGAACACCCAATCACAGAGGAAATAACGGGGATAGATTTGGTTAAAGAACAACTAAACATTGCATTCGGTAAAAAGCTGTCATTTCTTCAATCGGATATTGCTAGAAGTGGTCATGCAATTGAAGTGAGAATCTATGCGGAAGATCCAAAAACATTTTTTCCATCTCCAGGTAAAATCACAAAAATGACATTACCAAGTGGAGATAATATCCGTCATGAACTTGCTGTAAACGAACAATCAACGGTTACTCCGTTTTATGACCCGATGATTGCTAAATTAATCGTAAAAGGCCATACAAGAGAACAAGCAATTGAAGAAATGAAACAAGCTCTTGATTACTATGTGGTGGAAGGCATTAAAACAAATATTCCCATGTTGAAAAATATTATTGCGCATGAAGCTTTTTTGAATGGTGATACAACTACCAACTTTGTGGCACAGCATTTGCAAGCCAAATCCTTAACGTTATAA
- a CDS encoding class I adenylate-forming enzyme family protein, whose translation MREEISVINRVAIGDIIRRAAGRYENKTALVEGEQKLTYRELDQACNRFANYLIGSGYKKGDGIATICGNSIDHVIAMYGIQKAGLIWVPVNPGLSSVEQQYILNKADVKVIIIDHAFLQADRSRFDSSTIIIVNNIEGEAGKSFTETLVGQSHEEPDVDIHDRDVAQIMFTSGTTGNPKGVCISHLTVYLASLGNIADLLIKESEVLLVIMPMFHCAQHSFNTSFLSIGAKLVVAKKFEPENFMQTIEREQGTFIFALPMMYRAIIHHPNRKNYNLTSLQTCLYAMAPMDQTTLKKGIAELEADFLLGTGQTEMYPATMFFKSEEQLKRFGSYWGTTAIINDTAVMDDEGNLLGKGQIGEIVHRGPNVMNGYLDNEEATKETRLFGWHHTGDLGYWDEDGQMVFVDRKKDMIKTGGENVASIKIEQMLLNHEKIENAIVVGLPHEKWIEAVTAIVRPKTGQEVTEDEIIAYCKENLGGFQVPKKVIFVDEFPMTTTGKIQKQKLRVQYESLFEDVTSMH comes from the coding sequence ATGAGAGAAGAAATTTCAGTGATTAATCGCGTTGCAATTGGTGATATCATCCGCAGAGCGGCAGGTCGCTATGAGAATAAGACGGCGCTTGTGGAAGGGGAACAGAAGCTGACGTATCGAGAGCTTGACCAAGCCTGTAACCGCTTTGCAAATTACTTGATTGGAAGCGGTTATAAAAAAGGAGATGGCATTGCGACGATATGTGGCAACTCGATTGACCATGTAATTGCAATGTACGGCATTCAAAAAGCAGGTCTAATTTGGGTGCCGGTAAATCCAGGACTTTCGAGTGTGGAGCAACAATATATTTTAAACAAAGCAGATGTGAAAGTAATCATTATCGATCATGCTTTTTTGCAAGCAGATCGTTCTCGCTTTGATAGTTCGACAATTATTATTGTGAACAACATAGAGGGAGAGGCTGGAAAGTCTTTTACTGAAACACTCGTTGGGCAATCTCATGAAGAGCCAGATGTCGACATTCATGACCGTGATGTCGCACAAATTATGTTTACCAGTGGCACTACGGGCAATCCAAAAGGGGTTTGTATTAGCCATTTAACTGTTTATCTTGCGAGTTTAGGAAATATTGCTGACCTGCTTATTAAGGAAAGTGAAGTACTACTAGTCATTATGCCAATGTTCCATTGTGCGCAGCATTCATTTAACACCTCCTTCTTATCCATTGGTGCCAAGCTCGTGGTGGCGAAAAAATTTGAACCTGAGAATTTTATGCAAACGATTGAAAGGGAACAAGGAACATTTATATTCGCGTTACCTATGATGTATCGAGCGATAATTCATCATCCAAATCGGAAAAATTATAATTTGACATCGTTACAAACTTGTTTGTATGCCATGGCACCTATGGATCAAACGACATTGAAAAAAGGGATCGCAGAGCTAGAGGCTGACTTTTTACTTGGAACAGGGCAAACGGAAATGTATCCCGCGACGATGTTCTTTAAATCAGAAGAGCAACTGAAACGCTTTGGTTCTTATTGGGGAACGACCGCGATTATCAATGACACGGCTGTAATGGACGACGAGGGTAATCTATTGGGAAAAGGTCAAATTGGGGAAATTGTCCACCGTGGCCCAAATGTGATGAATGGCTACCTAGATAATGAGGAAGCGACAAAGGAAACACGGTTATTTGGTTGGCATCATACAGGGGATTTAGGCTATTGGGATGAAGACGGGCAAATGGTGTTTGTAGATCGGAAAAAAGACATGATTAAAACTGGCGGCGAAAATGTGGCTTCCATTAAAATTGAGCAAATGCTCTTAAACCACGAAAAGATTGAAAATGCCATCGTTGTCGGCCTGCCGCATGAAAAGTGGATTGAAGCCGTAACGGCCATTGTTCGTCCGAAAACGGGACAAGAGGTGACGGAGGACGAAATTATTGCTTATTGTAAAGAGAATCTGGGCGGTTTCCAAGTGCCGAAAAAAGTAATATTCGTAGATGAATTTCCGATGACCACGACAGGTAAAATTCAAAAGCAAAAACTACGTGTACAGTATGAAAGCTTATTTGAAGATGTAACGAGTATGCACTGA
- a CDS encoding long-chain fatty acid--CoA ligase — MINGIGSWLVKHSDRQANKTAIVYKDKRFTYRQLNDRVNRLAHSLVDLGVRKGDRVNALLFNRNELMEALFACAKIGAIFVPINFRLSLEEVEYIVHDSGGIIFIYDDRLEGIAEGLTARTPQIRSFIRVGDDQTGMHLAYELLLADAKREEPEYVVCLDDAHMMMYTSGTTGRPKGAVLTHGNTQWNAINCLDALPITEDMITLTVAPLFHIGGMNIFTTPALYKGGTVILEDKFDPQLTLELVEREKITALFLVPAMWLAITQFPNLENYDVSSLTFNISGGAPCPLTIIEFFQNRGIPFYEGFGLTETAPVVAVLDSENSVRRNGSVGKPPIHTEIKVVDAYGNEVPTGEVGELVVKGPNIFVEYWNKPEATKEAIRNGWFFTGDLAKQDEEGFLYIVDRMKDMIITGGENVYPIEVEQVLIRHPNIREVAVVGYPDEKWGESVKAVIALKNPNESLDLQEVRAFCEEKLASFKIPKQIDLVNELPRNATGKVLKIVLRAKETENSLI, encoded by the coding sequence ATGATAAATGGTATTGGTTCATGGCTCGTGAAGCATAGTGATCGACAGGCGAATAAAACAGCAATCGTCTACAAAGACAAACGCTTTACGTATCGACAGCTAAATGACCGCGTAAATCGTTTAGCGCATTCACTTGTCGATCTTGGTGTCAGAAAAGGTGATCGAGTCAATGCGCTTCTTTTTAACAGAAATGAGTTAATGGAAGCATTGTTTGCCTGTGCGAAAATTGGCGCCATTTTTGTGCCGATTAATTTCCGTTTAAGCCTTGAGGAAGTTGAATATATTGTGCATGATTCAGGCGGTATTATTTTCATATATGATGACAGATTGGAAGGCATTGCGGAGGGACTTACAGCACGGACGCCGCAAATTCGTTCGTTTATTCGAGTGGGGGACGATCAGACAGGAATGCATCTAGCGTACGAGCTGCTCCTTGCAGATGCAAAGCGTGAAGAGCCGGAATATGTTGTGTGCTTAGACGATGCACATATGATGATGTATACATCTGGGACAACGGGCAGACCTAAGGGAGCTGTCCTAACACATGGCAATACGCAATGGAATGCCATCAATTGCCTGGACGCGCTACCAATTACTGAAGATATGATTACGTTAACAGTGGCACCATTGTTTCATATTGGTGGGATGAATATCTTTACAACGCCAGCCTTATACAAAGGTGGGACAGTTATCTTAGAGGATAAATTCGATCCGCAATTGACATTGGAGCTCGTTGAACGCGAAAAAATAACAGCTTTGTTTCTTGTACCGGCAATGTGGCTGGCTATTACGCAATTTCCAAATCTAGAAAACTATGATGTCAGCTCGTTAACCTTTAATATCTCAGGCGGGGCTCCTTGTCCGCTTACAATCATTGAATTTTTTCAAAATCGTGGCATCCCGTTCTACGAAGGTTTTGGTTTAACGGAAACGGCACCGGTTGTCGCAGTGCTTGATAGCGAAAATAGTGTAAGGAGAAATGGCTCTGTCGGTAAGCCACCGATACACACAGAGATAAAAGTTGTAGATGCATATGGCAATGAAGTGCCAACTGGAGAAGTAGGAGAGTTAGTGGTGAAAGGACCTAATATTTTTGTTGAATATTGGAACAAGCCTGAGGCAACGAAAGAAGCGATTCGAAACGGTTGGTTTTTTACAGGAGACCTTGCTAAACAAGATGAAGAAGGTTTTCTTTACATCGTAGATCGTATGAAAGACATGATTATTACAGGTGGTGAAAACGTCTACCCGATTGAGGTGGAGCAAGTCTTAATCCGCCATCCGAATATAAGAGAGGTCGCGGTTGTAGGCTATCCAGATGAAAAATGGGGCGAGTCCGTAAAAGCGGTAATCGCTTTGAAGAATCCAAACGAATCGCTGGATTTACAGGAGGTTCGTGCATTTTGTGAAGAGAAACTTGCTTCGTTTAAAATTCCGAAGCAAATCGACTTGGTGAATGAATTGCCGAGAAATGCAACAGGAAAGGTTTTGAAAATCGTTTTACGTGCAAAAGAGACGGAAAATTCTTTGATTTAA
- a CDS encoding enoyl-CoA hydratase-related protein: MRNWVLYEKVSNKAYITLNRPEAMNAMPPSGFQQLAEAFKESREDDEVRVIILTGAGEQAFCAGADLKETIPAITEGTMDPGLLDDVVLKHTPLWKPIIAAVNGHCLAGGMEILQATDIRIAAEHATFGLPEPKWSIMAAAGSLVRLVRQIPYCRAMEILLTGESITAKEALDIGLINKVVPSSQLLAEAESYAEKICRNGPIAVQATKEAVVRLQSLPMELAFREEWNYANKAFMSEDAKEGLKAFAEKRAPLFVGR, translated from the coding sequence ATGCGAAACTGGGTGCTATATGAAAAAGTGTCTAACAAGGCTTATATAACTTTGAATAGACCGGAGGCCATGAACGCCATGCCTCCGAGTGGCTTTCAACAGCTCGCTGAAGCATTTAAGGAATCGAGAGAAGACGATGAGGTTCGAGTGATTATTTTAACAGGTGCAGGGGAGCAGGCATTTTGTGCTGGGGCTGATTTAAAGGAAACCATTCCTGCAATCACCGAAGGGACAATGGATCCAGGTCTATTAGATGATGTCGTGTTGAAACATACGCCATTATGGAAGCCGATTATTGCCGCGGTCAATGGCCATTGTTTGGCGGGGGGCATGGAAATCCTTCAGGCAACAGATATTCGAATTGCGGCTGAGCACGCAACTTTTGGCTTGCCTGAACCGAAATGGTCGATTATGGCGGCAGCGGGTTCCCTAGTCAGGCTCGTTCGACAAATCCCTTATTGCAGGGCAATGGAAATCTTACTGACAGGGGAATCCATCACGGCTAAAGAAGCACTTGATATTGGCTTGATCAACAAGGTTGTGCCGTCTAGTCAACTCTTAGCTGAAGCCGAATCCTATGCAGAGAAAATTTGCAGGAACGGCCCGATTGCTGTACAAGCAACGAAAGAGGCTGTAGTTCGTTTACAAAGTTTGCCGATGGAATTAGCGTTCCGAGAAGAATGGAACTATGCAAATAAAGCGTTTATGAGTGAGGATGCAAAAGAAGGTTTGAAAGCATTCGCGGAAAAACGAGCACCGCTTTTTGTGGGGCGTTGA